The following proteins come from a genomic window of Candidatus Binatus sp.:
- a CDS encoding 3-deoxy-7-phosphoheptulonate synthase: MRQIQDLHVLAAEPLIAPHLLKNEMPVDEEIARTVVEARETIRAILAGRDRRMLCIVGPCSIHDPDAAIDYARRLAKLKNATADRLYLIMRVYFEKPRTTVGWKGLINDPHMDESCDMREGLRIARRLLIEINRMGLAAGTELLDPITPQYIADLVAWAAIGARTTESQTHREMASGLSMPVGFKNTTEGNLQVAINAIQSARRPHSFLGITQDGISAVIRTSGNPDTHVVLRGGRKPNYDAASIEECRLMLASAALEPRMMVDCSHAQTSKDFTKQPAVLRTLIDQVRAGSRAIMGAMLESNIEAGNQPLSSDRTKLKYGVSVTDPCIDWPTTEQCLLDASTALGAAGALTRH, from the coding sequence ATGCGTCAAATTCAGGACCTCCACGTTCTCGCCGCCGAACCGCTGATCGCGCCGCATCTGCTCAAAAACGAGATGCCGGTGGACGAGGAAATTGCGCGGACCGTAGTCGAGGCGCGCGAGACTATTCGCGCAATCCTGGCGGGGCGGGACCGCCGGATGCTGTGCATCGTCGGACCATGTTCCATACACGACCCCGACGCGGCGATCGATTATGCCCGGCGGCTGGCGAAGCTGAAGAACGCCACCGCGGATCGGCTCTACCTGATCATGCGCGTGTACTTCGAAAAGCCGCGCACGACCGTGGGATGGAAGGGGCTCATCAACGATCCGCACATGGACGAAAGCTGCGATATGCGTGAAGGGTTGCGCATCGCACGCCGACTGTTGATCGAAATAAACCGGATGGGGCTGGCGGCGGGGACCGAACTGCTCGATCCGATCACACCGCAATATATCGCGGACCTGGTCGCGTGGGCCGCGATCGGTGCGCGCACGACCGAGTCGCAGACCCATCGCGAGATGGCGAGCGGACTCTCGATGCCGGTCGGATTCAAGAACACGACCGAAGGAAATCTGCAGGTCGCGATCAACGCAATTCAATCAGCGCGCCGGCCGCATTCCTTTCTCGGCATCACCCAGGACGGAATCTCGGCTGTGATTCGCACCTCGGGAAATCCCGATACGCACGTTGTGCTCCGCGGCGGACGCAAGCCGAATTACGACGCCGCCAGCATCGAGGAATGCCGCCTGATGCTCGCCAGCGCCGCGCTGGAGCCGCGCATGATGGTGGATTGCTCGCACGCGCAGACGAGCAAGGACTTCACCAAACAGCCCGCGGTGCTGCGGACGCTGATCGACCAGGTACGCGCCGGCAGCCGCGCGATCATGGGCGCGATGCTCGAGAGCAATATCGAAGCGGGCAACCAGCCGCTCAGCTCCGATCGCACCAAGCTCAAATACGGCGTGTCAGTCACCGACCCGTGCATCGATTGGCCGACGACCGAGCAATGCCTCCTCGACGCCTCCACCGCGCTCGGCGCCGCCGGCGCGCTGACCCGCCACTAA
- a CDS encoding anti-sigma factor: MDLTQNAVMEEGEPQPSSEGRRNRGEPPAVGRRPRLLRIRLWQAIAGMSVAIALASLIVISELAGSLARRTNYVNRRVAALNATVRALRRQRAVTQRKLGSEHERATVGEVFEKILFAPDLRTIKLAAPAGNDKEKDKSIAQSGGPGLPSGRLAMSESAGAAMLEANGLKPTGAFEVYRIWWMPKRGAPVWAADFLVGDDGVATVPVDLPPGHGKEPSLSVTLENESYSEAPAGPIALKGEAPPVPGAVQSPRKSRR, encoded by the coding sequence TTGGACCTGACGCAGAATGCCGTGATGGAAGAGGGCGAACCGCAACCGAGCTCAGAAGGGCGGCGCAACCGCGGCGAACCGCCTGCAGTCGGCCGTCGGCCGCGACTGCTGCGCATCAGGCTGTGGCAGGCGATCGCGGGGATGTCGGTTGCAATCGCACTCGCGTCCCTTATCGTGATATCCGAACTCGCCGGCTCGCTCGCACGACGCACCAACTATGTGAATCGCCGGGTAGCGGCGCTGAATGCGACCGTCCGCGCTCTGCGCCGCCAGAGGGCGGTCACGCAGCGCAAACTCGGTTCCGAGCACGAACGCGCCACCGTGGGCGAGGTGTTTGAGAAAATCCTTTTCGCGCCAGACCTTCGCACTATCAAACTCGCCGCGCCCGCCGGCAACGATAAGGAAAAAGACAAATCGATCGCGCAATCCGGCGGCCCCGGTCTCCCCTCCGGGCGGCTCGCCATGAGCGAGTCGGCCGGCGCTGCGATGCTCGAAGCGAACGGACTCAAGCCAACCGGCGCCTTCGAGGTTTACCGCATCTGGTGGATGCCGAAACGCGGCGCGCCTGTTTGGGCCGCGGATTTTCTGGTCGGCGACGACGGCGTTGCCACGGTGCCAGTGGATTTGCCGCCCGGGCACGGGAAAGAACCGTCGCTCAGCGTCACGCTGGAGAATGAATCATACAGCGAGGCTCCCGCTGGCCCGATCGCGCTCAAAGGTGAAGCCCCGCCGGTACCGGGAGCAGTTCAGAGCCCGCGCAAATCGCGACGATGA